CCACCGACCCGAACCTGGTGGAGCTGCTGCTCGCGGCCGTCGCGGTCGTCGCGTTCGGCCTCCTGAGCCGTCTGCTGCGGGGCCGGCTGCGCTGGCCGATCGGCGTGCTGATGGTGCTGGTCGCCCTGCTCACCTGGTGGCTGGTCTACGACTCGGGCGTGCACGCGACCATCGCGGGCGTCGCGCTCGGCCTCGTGATGTCGCGAGGGCCTGCACGCAGGGTCGCGCACGCGCTGGAGCCGTGGTCGAACGGGCTCATCCTGCCGCTGTTCGCCTTCTCGGCCGCGCTCGTCGTCATCCCGGCGGTCTCCCCCGCCGAGCTCTCGCCCGCATTCTGGGGCATCCTCGTCGCGCTGCCCGTCGGCAAGCTGGTCGGCATCACGCTCGGCGGGTGGCTGGGGTCGTTCACGCGCAGCCCGGAGGACCGGGCCCGTATCCCCCTGTTCGGCCTGATCGTCGTCGGGGCGCTCGGCGGCATCGGCTTCACGGTGTCGCTGCTGATGAACGAGCTGGCCTTCACCGGGCAGACGCGGGCGGAGGGGACGCTCGCGGTGCTCCTCGGCTCGGCCGTCGCCATCGTCGTGTCGGGCGGGCTCGTGAGCGCGCTCGCGCGGCGCTACCGGGCGCGGTACCCCCACCGCGGGTAACTCCGGAGGCGGCGGGCGGCGCGCCGCCCGCTCGCGCGTTCATCCGGAGATCCGGCCCGCATCCTCCACGAGCTCCGGAGTCGCGCGCAGGCCCGCAACTCCGGAGGTTGCGGCGCGGACGGGCCGGGTCTCCGGAGTTGAGCCACGTGGTGCGGCGTGTCGCGGCAGGACTCCGGAGTTACGGCGCGGAGTCAGCCGACCGGTTCCGGGGCCGGCTGCGGGAACAGCGCGCCGAGCAGGGTCGCGACCCAGTCGATCAGCTCGGCATCCGGCAGCGCCTCGCCGTCGACCCGGGGCAGCGGCACCATCGCGACCTTCGGCGCGGCGTGGTACTTCGAGCCCGGGTACATGCGCTGCAGCCGCACCTGCACTGAGTCCGGCAGGATCGCCGGAGCCAGCCGCAGGTTCGAGCCCATCGCCACGACCTCGCCGAGTCCCGCCTTCTGCGCCGCCCGGCGCAGCCGCGACACGGCGATCAGGTTGAGCACGGGCGCGGGAGGCTGGCCGTAGCGGTCGGTCAGCTCCTCCAGCACGAGGTCGATCTGGCCGTCCTTCGACGTGGGCGAGCTCGCGGTCGAGAGCTTCTGGTAGGCCTCCAGCCGCAAGCGCTCGCTGTCGACGTACTCCTCGGGGATGTGGGCGTCGACCGGCAGCTCCAGTCGCAGCTCGGTCTGGCCCTCGGCCACCTCGCCGCGGAACGTGCTCACGGCCTCCCCGATCATCCGCAGGTAGAGGTCGAAGCCGACGCCCGCGATGTGACCGGACTGCTCGCCGCCGAGCAGGTTCCCCGCGCCGCGGATCTCGAGGTCCTTCAGGGCGACCTGCATGCCGCTGCCCAGGTCGTTGTTGGCGGCGATGGTGGAGAGCCGGTCGTGCGCGGTCTCGCTCAGCGGCTTGTTCTCGTCCCACAGGAAGTACGCGTACGCCCGCTCGCGGCCGCGGCCGACGCGGCCGCGCAGCTGGTGCAGCTGGCTGAGGCCGTACTTGTCGGCGCGATCGATGATGATCGTGTTCGCGTTGGAGATGTCGAGTCCGGTCTCGATGATCGTGGTCGACACGAGCACGTCGAATCGGCGCTCCCAGAAGTCGACGACGACCTGCTCCAGGGAGTGCTCGTTCATCTTGCCGTGCGCGACGCCGATGCGCGCCTCCGGCACCAACTCCGCCAGCTTCGCCGC
The sequence above is a segment of the Leifsonia williamsii genome. Coding sequences within it:
- a CDS encoding Na+/H+ antiporter NhaA, which codes for MSIIRSERTAAALLLGAAALGLLLANTAAGPALLDLQHAHLGAGGLELSVGHWISDGLLAVFFFIVAVELRHELVAGDLNSVAKALHPAIAAACGVAVPALVYLAFAGSAGLGQGWPVPTATDIAFALGVLAVFGRGLPNRLRVFLLALAVLDDLIAIVIIAVFFTTDPNLVELLLAAVAVVAFGLLSRLLRGRLRWPIGVLMVLVALLTWWLVYDSGVHATIAGVALGLVMSRGPARRVAHALEPWSNGLILPLFAFSAALVVIPAVSPAELSPAFWGILVALPVGKLVGITLGGWLGSFTRSPEDRARIPLFGLIVVGALGGIGFTVSLLMNELAFTGQTRAEGTLAVLLGSAVAIVVSGGLVSALARRYRARYPHRG